The window TTCCTGCTCAAGGGCAACATCGGCGACTTCGTGGGCCCGATCGCCGTGAGCGTGATTATCGCCCTGGCAGCGTCCTTCGCCCTCTCCGTATCCGTGATCCCGGCGCTGGCGGCGCGCTACCTCGGCACCACCCCGACCGGCGAGGGGGTCTCGTGGTGGCGTGCTGGCCTGCAGCTGCGCCCGATGAGCGCGCCGTACCGTAAGCTCCTCGGTGCGGCCTTGACGGCCCCACGGCGAACGATCGCGATCACCGCGAGCATCGCCTTGGGCGGCTTCGTCGCGGCCTCGCAGCTCGGCCTGCAGTTCTTCCCCGGTGCCGACCGCGATCAGTTCGAGATCGAGGTGTGGTTCTCGCCGGACACCTCCGTGAACGCCACCCTGGCGGGCACGCGCGCCATCGAGGCAAGCATGCGCGAAGAAGCCGGCATCGCACAGATCGACTGGGTGATCGGCGCCAGCTTCCCCGTGGTGTACTACAACGCGGTGGAGAATCAGGACGATACGCCGTCCTACGCCCACGGCATCATCACCGCCGCCAGCGTGGCCGATGCCGCCGCGCTGGTTCCTCGCCTCCAGCGCAAGCTGAGCGAGACGTTCATCGATGCTCGCATCGTGGTGAGCGCCTTCGGGCAAGGACCGCCGATCGATGCCCCCGTGGCCTTCGAGCTGTATGGTCCCAGCCCCGATGAACTCGCGCGCTATGGGGCGGAGGTTCGGCGCGTCATGCACGATGTGCCCGGCGTACTGCACTCTTCCGCATCGGTGGAAGGCGGACAGCCGAAGCTACGCCTGGAGGTGAACGAGTACGCAGCACACCTGAGCGGCCTCACCCTCGACGACATCTCCGCGCAGCTGCAGGCGAGCCTCGATGGTGGTGTCGGGGGCAGCGTGCTGCGCGATACGGAGTCGCTCGCCGTGCGCGTGCGCATGGCCGATGCCGTGCGCGGGAGCGTGCAGGAGATCGCCGACCTTCGCCTGCTATCGAATCGTGCCTCGAATGCGGCAAGCGAGTGGATTCCCACCTCGGCCCTCGGCGAGCTGACGCTCGTGCCCGAGAAGTCGGGGGTCTCGCGCCGCAATGGCGAGCGCGTCAACAACATCTACGGCTACACGGCGGAAGGCGTGCTGCCCATCGAAGTGACCCGTGAGATCCTCGAACGCCTCGATCAGCAAGGCTTCACCCTGCCCCCGGGCTACCGCCTGCAGGTGGCAGGGGAGAGTGAGTCCCAGGCCGAAGCCGTCGGCTCCCTGGCGGCCTACGCTCCACTACTCGGCGTGGCGATGGCCACCACGATCATCCTGAGTTTCTCGAGCCTGCTGCTCGGCGCGGTGATCGGAGCGGTGGCCTTGCTGTCGGTGGGGCTGGGGATGCTCTCGCTCTACCTGGCGGGCTATCCCCTCGGCTTCAATCCGCTCATCGGCAGCGCGGGCCTGATCGGTGTGGCGATCAACGGGTCCATCGTCGTGCTCGCCGCCATCCTGGCGAACCCGAGGGCGCGTGCGGGCGAGAACGAGGCGATGGTCGACGAGGTCGTACACAGCACGCGCCACCTGGTGGCCACCTCCCTGACCACCACGGCGGGCTTCGGCCCCCTCCTGCTGAGCGGGGGCAACTTCTGGCCGCCCCTCGCGGTGGTCATCGCGGGCGGGGTCGCCCTCTCCCTGATGCTATCGATCGGCTTCACCCCGGCCTGCTACGCCTTGCTGGCCGAGCGAGCGGCACGCAAGTCCGCAGCTGAGGCGAGCGATACGCAGCAGCCCCTTCCCCACACGCCTGATCCCCTCGGAGGTGCCGCATGAACCGCCTTCATCGCCTCGCACTGCTCGGGTTGCTGGCCCTCGCCGGCTGCGCCTCCCTGCCGGTCGAGGAACCCGCCAGCACCCTGCCGTCGGCAG is drawn from Pseudomonadota bacterium and contains these coding sequences:
- a CDS encoding efflux RND transporter permease subunit → MTTTAPRPAREPVAGRIAAGFYNNPLLRGLTLLIVSMAGLAALGELPRLEDPRITQRFARISTLLPGATAERVEALVTEPLEDLLDEIDEIKDVTSTSRANVSSILVELDDSVTRSTNQDIFAEIRAKLRDAASVLPAQATAPVLDDKRGAVGYGVVVAVRWAQGHPEAEDLGILGRTAQRLADRLRLLPGTELVRFYGAPDEEITVLVDPQAIAASGLSVAEVAQRIDQADAKSAAGRLRSDQRELALELAGELDGVERIARIPLRDDGNAGVLTVGEVATIAQGWRTPERNIALYQGHRSVLVAARPVVTERIDLWGEQARETIATFRSELGTQFEIDLVFDQSEYVDDRLSMLTSNLFMGAAVIMVIVLLLMGWRAAIIVGLALPLSSAIAMFGLATAGLQLHQMTIFGLLIAIGLLIDNAIVVTDDVQRRLYEHGDRPRAAAEAVNHLLTPLFTSTFTTVLGFMPIFLLKGNIGDFVGPIAVSVIIALAASFALSVSVIPALAARYLGTTPTGEGVSWWRAGLQLRPMSAPYRKLLGAALTAPRRTIAITASIALGGFVAASQLGLQFFPGADRDQFEIEVWFSPDTSVNATLAGTRAIEASMREEAGIAQIDWVIGASFPVVYYNAVENQDDTPSYAHGIITAASVADAAALVPRLQRKLSETFIDARIVVSAFGQGPPIDAPVAFELYGPSPDELARYGAEVRRVMHDVPGVLHSSASVEGGQPKLRLEVNEYAAHLSGLTLDDISAQLQASLDGGVGGSVLRDTESLAVRVRMADAVRGSVQEIADLRLLSNRASNAASEWIPTSALGELTLVPEKSGVSRRNGERVNNIYGYTAEGVLPIEVTREILERLDQQGFTLPPGYRLQVAGESESQAEAVGSLAAYAPLLGVAMATTIILSFSSLLLGAVIGAVALLSVGLGMLSLYLAGYPLGFNPLIGSAGLIGVAINGSIVVLAAILANPRARAGENEAMVDEVVHSTRHLVATSLTTTAGFGPLLLSGGNFWPPLAVVIAGGVALSLMLSIGFTPACYALLAERAARKSAAEASDTQQPLPHTPDPLGGAA